The genomic interval GGCATGTCAAGAGAACGAACTTGGTGTGATATTTCAGATGGCAAAGCGGGACTGTTAAAGTCACCGTATGGACTGGGAGGCCAAGTTTCAGGAGCATCGATTCTCTGGTCTACTGATTGAGTGGTAGTAATGATGATCAAGTTAATGTATTAGTTCATAAGAATGTTCAGAACACATGTGCTTCCATTATAATTCTTGTCATGAACTTCAGATCAAATCATTGAATGTTTTTGGGAGAAATCTTTGAATGTAGGATAGGTGAGTCAAAAAAGTGCAAGGCCACGTTTTTGTGTCCAGTTGATCCCTCTGTAAGACTTCCTTTCTCCATTTTGAATGCTTTTTAAGGAGCTTCAGAGTGTTGTAGTCTACTCAAATCAAAGTCTACTACTCCATATGTTTCATGTTACTGATGGGGGACAAGATTTTCAGGCGACTACATAGCAAATGtgtatatcaatatatattgtttatatatatgtctatattcattagtatttatataaatttagtcaatgctagaaaatcttacattatgaaacgaaacGAAGATATTACATGCTTAGTTGCATAGGCATTGGGCTGTTGAAATGGAAACCTGGTTTCTGATATCACAGTTCAGAAATGTTTACTAAGCTTGCTGAAGTGCTGAACACTCGAGTGGAGAAAGAAAAACTTGATGAAGGCAGAAAGAGTGGACTGGGGCATTTTCTACGGCAATACGTAATGCCATCCACCGGAAAATGCCACTTGGGAAAGGAAGACTTGAGACCCCCGGATCGTTTTTCTAGGGGAACCTGAAACTTTGCAATTTTGCATTGTGAAAAGGTAGGGAgtaaacgaacgcggccttggTGGGAGATGTGGGTGTCAGGGTGTGCATTGTGAAAAAGGTGAATCGAGTCAGAACCAAAGTCCAGCTGAAGATGTAAAGCTTCACAACGCATGAATCGATGGACTGCAGGTCTGCAGCCAGATCGTGATGAACATGTAAAGCTCGAGGCGACAAGGCCTAAGATCAATCAGACCATCCAAGATGGCCCTATACAAAATGGGCTAGCTTATTCTGTTGGGCCAGCCTAACATATACCTTAGGGATGGCATTTGTGCCCACGGGTATAAGTACCCGACCCGACGGACATATGTATGGGCGTCGTTTTTTACCAATGGGCATGCCCGCTCGCAACCCGACTATACAGTGGCGGCAGTAGCcgggttttaaattttacccaCGAGTAACCCGTACCTGactcaaaaattaaatagatgtTTAATAGACTTTTTCTATTCTGACCCAATtgtcctatttaaaaaatcatatatataccaaaatgaaaaccctaaaactCCATCCATCTTTCCATCCCCTCTGTTCGGTCAGCCGTCAGCGTCCAAAACTCCAAGGCAGCAACAGCAAGTCCACCATTCCTCTGGAGTCTTGCCGGCTGCGGGCGGGCAGGGGCCGAGCGGTGGACAGCGGACAGGTGGGCGGCCAAGCAGCGGACGGGCGGGCAACCGAGCGACGGCCAGCCGGCCGAGTGGTGGACGGGCAGCCGAGCGGCGGGCAGCTGAGCGACGGGCCGGTGGCGAGcaggcggccgagcggcgagGTGGGTACCTACCGGGTACCTGGTGGATACCCGGTTGCTCGTCGGCATGGGTTCGAGTATAAAACTTTGCCCAATAACCAATTCGGGTACGAGTTGAGTATGGACGGGCGTGTATTGGGTTAAGCATGTTTGTGCTTCGTCCGTACCCGACCCGACGTCCATTACCATCCCTACTAACCTTCTGAATTCTAACGTACTCCACTCCAGCGTCGGTGCTGCACGAAGAACCCACAAAATCTGCCTGCACAAGCGAATTGGCGGCCGGGGCACACGCCCACACACGGCACACCCCACCCACCCGGCACCGGCTGACCCGCCGCTGCCAAGGACGGCCTCCTACCAGACGCAGCATGAGAGGGTGGTCGGCTCGCCTGTTCGCCTCgtggcctcgccgtcgctctCGACCGGGAGGGCAGCCAGGCGGTGGTTGGTGGGTGCTGCTCTCTGCTGCTGCGCCTGCGTCAGCCGTTACGTGGGCGGGGCAAAAACGGGGCGCCCCTGAACGGTGGCGGGTTGGTTTTCCGCGACATGTACCTTAGCCCATGATGCGACGGTGGCGGGTTGGCCTCCTGGTTTCCTCAAGCAACACTGGCAATCAAGTTTACCCCTGCGTTGCATCTCTCAAAGAAAATTTGGCATGGGATGCTGCAACTCCACACCATAATAATCCATCGCATCGGCTGTTTGAGATATTCAGGTAAATTGTGTTCTACTTTTAGGGGCTTCTGATCCCCAAAATCAAGGACCAATACAAGCACGAGTCGGTAACAGATTACGACATGAATTACAGTTGGAGGATGCGCATGAGACATCACTACATGCCATGGGGGAAGCTAGAGTGAACGATTCGCATGTTAATTTGCCATGAAAACACCCGTATCAAACTAACAACTGTTTCCATTCCAGAATACAAAAGCACCCATAAACACTCTGAGCACGCAACACAGCAAAGCTAGGCACGCAAACGACAAGCTTTTTCATATCTACAGGAAGCTCATCTTCGGTCAACACTAGGTTCTCTGTATACATCCCACTGCAGCAACTGCAGGTAAAAGGGCCATTTCTATGGTGATATGCACTCAAAAAATTACACGAATCAGCTACACTCGGTGAGATCAAAGCAGATTAGGACACACTTCACACCCAACAAATGGTTACAGCTTTCATTACCTGTAGCACAGTCTCCAgtgtgaaaagatgaggccgTGTGATGTTAGTGACCACCAATGTGGCAAGACAAACTGATCTACAACCGTGTCTGGCTCTGCTTTTGCTTTCGTTGTAGCATATGAGCTTGCAAGCTACACTGTTTAACCTgtgtttcaaatatataatgaaCGCGATGAGCTACACAGCAATATATAGAGGAAAAAATAGACAAAAAATATCACAGAAATTCTCCATACATGTATAGCTGCGACCATGGACAAGAGATCTCTTGACTGGTCCAACAACATCTGTTCTTGTGTCGCAAGTTTAGCAAGCTCAGACACCACAGAGCTCGTTCCTTCCACCTGGAAGACCAAAAAGACATGATTTAGAGGTTGCCAAGGCAGAGATGCCATGAATTACACAAAATGCATGTCCAATAGTTCGCTCATTGCCCAAGGCCTTACAACTCATCAGGTAAAGTTCAAAGAACAGGCAAACAACCTGCAGTCTACCCAGCTTATATTTACAGACAAATGATTCTAGCTAGCCAGCTTATATTCAGCATTCTGGATTCAATACAAGGAATTTAAGTTTGGTATGAGCAGAGGCTGTTTTCCATCGGATGCTAGGATTCCAACTTCCTATAAACCAGTAGATCTCTCAATACATTTGAGTGCACATAGGACCAATATATCATGAAAGGTTTACAGTTGCTAGCTGTTCATTGGATGGCCAATCTAAGGTCATTAGCCACAAGTAAAGGGTTATTTAAGCTGGAAGAGTACAAAGTTATGTATGACCATATAGCCACCCATCAGGATGTACCTAAAGAATCTATGTACGGACTTGGAAATTTAGATATGATAATTTCAGTCCTGATGTAATAAAATGGAAAGAACGGAGAAGGATTAtaagctcagctcagctctaCAGAAAGATAGGACATACGCACCTTAGACAACAAAGTACATATTGAGGATGCCATTGTGTGCATCACATCCACCGCTGAGTTAACAGCTTCTTTCACGCCTTGGGCATCAGCCTGCTCAAAGAGAAACATTCAAACTATTCATGGCTGCAAATCAAATCATGTCAAACAACTATACTGTATTATGAGAAAATTCCTAACCTTCGCACCACCAACAACTGGAAGACGGAGAGTACTAGCCTTCAGCGCTTCGATTGCTGCTGACAAAGCACTTGAATGATGTTTTTCAATATGAGACCACTCATCTAGATAGTATATCTGAACATGTCAAATGGCAGAACTTAGATACAGTCAACCTTACCAGAATTGCTATAAAATCCTAGCATAAACTGCATAAATAGATAAgccaataaaatatatgatctcTTTTACCTGTCGTCTGAGAATAGCAAACAGCTTGAGCTTTTGTTTTAGAAGTTGGAGCTTGCTCCTTTTAGAACTGACATTGTCTCgtaattttgatatttctttCCATGCACTGTGCAGAGTTTTCTGAAAAACAATGAAATAGCAACATTAGTTAAAATAGTAGCTCAAGTTTttccatattttctttctgtgGAGCATAGTGCTCAATATATTAAGTGTCACAGCATCATTCAGTAGTTACAGGCTGCACATGGCATCTCCAAGTTTGCTAATTTACCACTGTGCATTTTCATTTGCATCCCTCAGATATATTTACTCCAATATAAACCACACAGATCTGACTACTAGTTGCACATGAACGTACACTCATGTAGCTGAAAGACTCATCAGTAGATTTTGCATCACAATCACTGTTGAGAAATCTAGAGCATTGATAACAATGGATATCCACTGTGGTATCAAAGGAAAATAACAGAAGAGTTCACCTTTACATAAATCCATATATGGAATCCAAAACACAGATTTAATAGCATTGCCAATTTTCACCAAACGATGGATAGATGTAAAATTCTACGTCTAGATTGTTTCCCCCAATAACCAGTCAGTATAAGGACCTACGTGTATCTCAACTGGCTAATAGTGACCAAGAAATAATTTCAACAGTTATCTATTGATCAGTTGCTAATAGGTGCAATAAAGCTGACAGCACTAGATTAAGGTTTACAAGCTAGTCACCTAAGTCCAGACACTGTCAACATCCATAGCAACATTTCACTAGTATCCTTTTGTAACCTGACAGTACATAGAACAAAGGGGTACGGGTCCAACCatttaccattcatactcAAACTATCCTTGGGCATGAATAACTAAGGTGTATCATCTCTTTGACATGTAAAGCTACTGAATGTATTTGAGGTGgcatatacaaaaatattttggtttaaataataaaatcgaGACATAACTGCAGGCATGAAAATATCTTACAGTTTCAGTGTATTTGAtgcaaacaaaatcaaaaaggACTACTGAGATGTATTTATATACAACAcccatctatatatgacacacTAAATGACAATTGCCCACCAAACTAAATACACTACGAGCACTGAACTCCGCAATGCAATTGTTATGTATTCTTAATATGCTCCCTGTGGCTTATGGAGTATATTTGATTGCTAGTCACCGGTTGGAGTCAACATTTAAAACTCAATTCATCAAAATCAGGGAGCAAGGTATTAGCAGATTCCTCAATTCTCTTCAGTAAAAAAAGGATTTGCATTAAACGTTTGCAGCATAAAACATCTAAGATTTCAATACAATAATTGTGAGCAACAATGAATAATAAGCTAGCCAGTCCCAGCTGTTTTAGTGGTCTAAAACTACCAAGTTACTTGCTGGGCTCCTACAGCCCACTGATACCTCATTATAATAGGAACTTTTGTGCTCTTTCCTCGTTTGCGAAATATAATAGATACTATGACCTAAATTGACCAAGCACCCACTTGATTTGCATTTGCTCTAAATCCAAAAGATATAATGAAACAGAGTCAAATGTGCAGTTGCTGATTACAGATACCCCAGAGGCCCAAATGTACCCCACACATTTGCATTTAGGAAGTAAAGCAAATAAACACAATAATAAAAGTGAAAGTAGTAGAACATTAACTACTATAATAGAGTGGATAGATAGATATTATGAGTAGCCAATAAATAGGATTTTGAAATGTTATAACTTCAACCCATATAGGTCAACACAATTTACCTCAGCAGTGAAGCTCTGCACCAGAAGCGCTGCGTCTGTTCGAGCATTGATGCATCGCCACTGCAAATGCCGGTTATCCAGCAGTCGCAGCCTGTGTGCCTCCTCAATTCtgttctctccttttttcGCTCTCCTCACCTCTGCAGCAAAGCTAATGATAGATGGCGCATTCGCTGGTGCCTGCATTGTATGCCCATTGGGTGATGCCTCTCCACTCCGCCCTCTCGATGGGCTCGCCATGCCCCTGCTTCCACGGCTTGGAGATGGGGAGCGGCCAGGCAGTCGCGGTGACATTTGACTGTCCGAGAACGATCTCCTGCCAGACGATGATGGTAGCGGCAGGCCTGGTTCTGGAAGCCGACGCAGGCGGCTGTTGGTCTCCTGCCAGAACCTCGCTGGCACGCTGATGCCGCGGCGTGGAGGATCACCGGCGCCCGAGTTGCTGCCCGATGAAACGCTGTCGGTGTCGGAGGATGCAGAGAGGTCGggggccgcggcggctgcCGGGTCCGAAGGGGAGAGGGATGTGGTGGAGTCGAACGCCATGGAGCGCCGGAGCAAGTGGACGGCAGCCAGGATGGAGTCCTTGCGGTCCAGGCTGCAGTCGAGGCTGCGGGCGAGGGGGTCCGACGCCTTCggcttcgccgccggccatcggTGCTGCGGCCGCGTGTTCTCGGCCTCCGGCACCGACGACACGCTCTTCCGCCGCTCCGGTGTGGGCCCACGCCGGCCGGCgggggacgacggcgacgcggcccgcggcgcgcgcgacgTCTGGTAGAAGAAGGACTCCCCCTGGAACGACACCGAGAGGCTCCGCATCGTGGTCGCCGTCAAGGTCCCcggggcggccgccgccgcggccggggtGGGCGACGTCGAGTGCTGCGGCGGGGGAGTGGACGACCGGGCGCGCTGCGCGGAGAGggagcggcgcgacgacgacgtggacgacgaggacgacgtcgaggacgaggtggaggaggtcggcgacgcggcagcggccgaCAGGTACCGCGAGGACACGGGCTTGCTGGAGCgcgccgggcggcgcggcgccggggcgGAGTTGGGCTTGTCGAGGGCCGGCGTGAGCGGCGGGCGCGCGGGGTGGGCCGGATCTGGCgcggtagccgccgccgcagcagccacCATGCCGCTTCCCCGCGGCCGTCGAGGCGAAGGACGCGGGAGATCTATCTACCCGCTGCCCTCCCGCCGCAATGCAGGTCCCGTAGGCTCCAGATTCGCCGCCCCCGCTCTCGctccggctgcggcggcggggagcgccCTCCGGATCGACGCGGCCGCctgcgaggaggaggaggaggaagagcagcagcagcaaagcaAACTGGTGAGTGGTTGATGgatgcagagagagagagagagagagagagagagagagaagcagaGTGAAGTGGGGGATTTTCtgcgcttttttttttctcctttcgcggtttttttttactcgtTTTGTAATCCGCCTTTGGTTTTTGGGATCTTTGCTTGTGTTGTGCAGCTCTGCAGCTGATTCTTCCAGCCAGGTTGTGTGGCCGTCAAGCTGTCCTAAAGAGAGGAGAGtggctttttctttctcttgatCTCTCTTTCTACAGTGCTTCTGTTAATTAATACTCGGTATATTTTTGGAGAAATACTCCTAAGCACAGGAACTAAATAGGTTACATGTCTATCTTGAAAAAGTGTCCGCTGAAGCACCTTTGTATAATgaataagaaaatagaaaatgtttCGCGTATGATTCCCGTACGATTCAAACGGTTCACCCGGTACTGCCGTAGATAGGACCGTAGATAGGACGAGCGCCGTTACCGTACGACGGTCGTACGACTCCTGTTATACATATAACATCGctgataagaaaatatatggcGGGAAgtgtttgtttataaattttaaaatatgggAAGATAAATAATGGCGAAACAAAATaagaagaatattttttttcatttatcttGTATTCTTAAATGATATCGAAAATTCACAAGtcatgaatttgaatttgtggAATGTAAATGTGGGATATTTTCCTGATAAAAAAGTGGGTTGACATGGAAAAAACTGAAGACTTGAGAGGATGGTTttgttctttattttaattggTGGTTAGGGTTTAAAGGAAAATCAAATATGGATTAAAATTTCTTTGAGAAATAAAAGGTGTCTGGTCGTGTCAATTTGTTACTTGTGTTGGATAATGACTCGATTGTGCGGATGGTTGAAGCAAGCTGACCAGTGTAAGATTCCAAAGATGATTCAGTGGTACCAATTTTACTTGAAAAAGATATTTGATAAATACAAGAGCGTGATGAGAAATGGGAGCCGGTAGTGAAGTGCAAGGGtgagaaaaattgaaaaaaaaatgaaatactgAGTCACATCAATCTAAGGAAATATTTCTCAACTTATGAAATGTTGTATTTGAAACAGAGATAGATTGAACGTGAAGAAGATAACATCAATAAGGgacaaattttggtgttgaaAAGGCAAGTACTTGTTGAGAAGATTTGGGTAGGTTAGCTAGACTGAATATGTCCTAGTGGTACTTCCAATTAATTTAGGATGTTATTGATAGAATGGAGGGACATGTTGTCCTGTTTACATTGTTTAATTGGGTGTTTGTGCGTGTAACTTGTGGGAGGATTAGGCGCTagtatcagatttttttttcgcctTTTAAACCTTATCTAGCTCTTCATCAGTGAAATGGTGTGGTTCTAATTCATTTACATGGATAAAGAAGTCGAGATGCCCATCTACCTTTATTTTAAGATAGCTCGGAAAAGAATACACCACATTCACAATGATCTTATTATTACAAGTTTACAACATTAATgggaaaacaataaaatatatggttttgATCTTGATGGAACCAAATTATAACGATGTAGAGCAGTAGCAATAGTTATGCATACAAAGTACTATTGTACCCATAAAACTTAAGATAAGATATGCTTATTGAACTCAATACTACTTTTAATATCTTTGTGTACACAATATAATTGCATATATAGAAAAGGGGATACCAAAAGTAACTTTATGAAAACTAAATTAACTAGCcgttttagtgtaaaaattaactagccacgcaaaattaaatttacgTAAAAATTCTCTAGTTAAAGTGATCTGAACACAGATGGTGGACAGGGAAGACAGTACATAAGGTAGATCTCAAATTTTGTACAATAATTAACAGACATCACTCGCTATCATGGAATTAgcattaataatttttactgTATTGGCTACATATTCTTGACTTGATTTCCTACCTCGTATGGAGTACAAATAAATAGCCCCCTTGCCCGGTTTGATTGCTACAGCCtacattcaaaaaaaaaaagttttttcccAGAAAACAAAAGTTTGATTGAATGCGCGCGTTCGCCGATATTGATGCAAACAGGAATGGCCATGTTGTGATAATTTGACAGCaattacccaaaaaaaaaacattactaAAATACTCTGCATTATTTTGTTGGGAAATTTTTCTCGTTGCTGAGAAACATCTCAAAACTTTGATTCACAATTGTTAGGAATTAACCTTATGAACTCGGGCATGATCATGAGATAatcaaatgtaaaaaaaaatagtgggcTTTTCTTTAACTAGAGAGATTACGCttgaattaattttgatgGAGGAGATAACAGGAGTCCCGTGAAACGCATGCAATAAGTGGCCCGGTTGTGAACCAGTGTGATGGCTACTTATGATCTCAATTGCAGGGGCTGATTAAGTTTTCTTCAATTAAACGCCACAATTATTGATTTTATCACAACTCTGAATTTAAcctgaaaaaataatagtagCAATATGGATGTCCCACCAGAACAACTCTTTAGTATAAAAGGTTCAGTGTAAATGGCTCTACGTATAGAAATTGACATGAGCAGTTTCCCCCGAAAAGGATGACCTAAACAACATTAGCTAGAAACGTATTGTctaatttttctcttttgataAATAGAAAAGAGTGATGGATGGCACAGAAAAGGTAAACAGGGGAAAGTAGTTCCTTTGCTAAAAGAAAGGTACCATCTCCAAAAATTTCTTGTTGGACTTTCTGTACAAAATCACCAATTTCTTAAGCAGTTGTACCAAGAACACACCTTAAATATCAAGTCTTTTGCAATATGATTGCTTATGTGACCCATTAGAAAGACCACTCAAGAAAGTCTGCATATTACCACTGACCAGTTAGTTGGTTTCTTTATGATATCAAAACTGTAAAGTGATTTAATCATGTGTCTAAAATGATGAGAACTGTACTGTGTGAGTAAAGAAAATAAGATCAACTATGTTTGCTGGTTTCTtcttgaaattaatttaacatAAAAGCTTGATGTTTGCGGATAGTAGTTGTACAATTTTCTGATCAAGGGAAAATTGTATGATCCTGCCAAATATTCGAAGCTGGATGAATGTGTACACTTGTACTCCTTGGTCTAAAACTGttacaaaaaataatgacACAGAATAAActttgaatgaaaaaaaaactgccgATACCATTTTTcatgtgaaaataaattaaatatatttatacattgtAATACATGGACtagcaaaattttagtgtgaCAAATACAGAATAACAGAGGGAGTGATGTACCAAATAATCAGTTAAAATCATTTTACATTCACTGCACTAACAACTACCTGCGcacatttgatttattaatgtCATTTCCATCTCTTTCTCTGGTTTAGGTAACAGTACATTTTTTAACCACAGCTGAGCTGAGAAACTGCATGCACCTTTGCACATCTTGCTAGCTGCCTGTACCCATCTCTCCTAATCCTCCGTTATGACTCACTGTCATCATGCTAACTATAGTATTTTTCGCTAACTAGTCCTTCTCAGAACGACGCTGTGTCCTCGCCTTTCTTCTCTTATATATAATCGCATTGTTGCTTGACATCTAACCTTCCTAACGCTTTACTTGAGGTTTTAATTCGTTTTGCGTCCTGTCAGGTTCAGGAGGCACCACTACAGACAGGTCCTAGTAAAACATGCCAATTAGGAGAGATGCCTCTTCATCAAGTGACAGTAATTCAAGCCCTAAAACAGCCCCCCTACTAGTTTATTCAAAAAGGATATTTCCGCTGGACTTaatactcaaaatttaaggaaGTGCTCGAGAAAATATTCGCCAGAATAATAttgtttctatttatactagtgaatgaaaattttgtcgTTCCAAATAGTACCCAGCGATTCTACGATAAAATTCAATGATTTGACAATCTCGACACTCGTAaagtatgacatatgagacatGGCTACCTGAGTCAGTGATAATAAGACGATATGTCAAATAATAGAACCCTAATTTATAAAGTgtcaaaagaagagaaaatcaaatatctgGATTCTGAGTATGTGCAGATGTTTTCTGAAGGAACAGATGTCTATAACCGTCGATTGTTTAATCAGTT from Oryza brachyantha chromosome 3, ObraRS2, whole genome shotgun sequence carries:
- the LOC102721257 gene encoding QWRF motif-containing protein 2, with translation MVAAAAAATAPDPAHPARPPLTPALDKPNSAPAPRRPARSSKPVSSRYLSAAAASPTSSTSSSTSSSSSTSSSRRSLSAQRARSSTPPPQHSTSPTPAAAAAAPGTLTATTMRSLSVSFQGESFFYQTSRAPRAASPSSPAGRRGPTPERRKSVSSVPEAENTRPQHRWPAAKPKASDPLARSLDCSLDRKDSILAAVHLLRRSMAFDSTTSLSPSDPAAAAAPDLSASSDTDSVSSGSNSGAGDPPRRGISVPARFWQETNSRLRRLPEPGLPLPSSSGRRSFSDSQMSPRLPGRSPSPSRGSRGMASPSRGRSGEASPNGHTMQAPANAPSIISFAAEVRRAKKGENRIEEAHRLRLLDNRHLQWRCINARTDAALLVQSFTAEKTLHSAWKEISKLRDNVSSKRSKLQLLKQKLKLFAILRRQIYYLDEWSHIEKHHSSALSAAIEALKASTLRLPVVGGAKADAQGVKEAVNSAVDVMHTMASSICTLLSKVEGTSSVVSELAKLATQEQMLLDQSRDLLSMVAAIHVKQCSLQAHMLQRKQKQSQTRL